Genomic DNA from bacterium:
AATGCCCGTGCAATTCCAATCCTCTGAAGTTGCCCACCACTGAATTCATGTGGATAGCGGTTGTTCCAATCCGGGGATAATCCAACTAATTGAAGTAATTGAGCAATTTTTTCTTTTTTCTGTCTTCCTTTAGCTAATCTATGAATAATCAATGGCTCACCAATTATATCTCCAATCTGCATTCGTGGATTCAAACAACCATAAGGATTTTGAAAGACCAATTGCATTTGTTGGCGTAGATGACGCATTGAATCTTTATTCAAATTAAAAATATCTTCATCTTCAAAATACACCTTGCCTGAGGTACAGGTAAGAAGTCTTAAAATCAATTTTGAAGTCGTAGTTTTTCCACACCCACTTTCACCAACCAGCCCTAATGTTTTTCCCTTTTCTAAATCAAATGAAATATTATCTACGGCACGGACGGTGTCTGCTTTTCCCAAAAGACCTTTTCTTATCTGAAAATATTTCTTTAATTCTTTAACTTGAAGAAGCATTTAGTTAATTGCTATAATTGTAAGTGTTCAGGTGGTGTAACAAAAGGAGATGTGGAGATTAAGGAGATAGGGAGATATTATTAAAAAAATTGAAATTAGTAGAAACTAATAGAAATTTATGGAAATTTGTTGTTTTCCACAATCAA
This window encodes:
- a CDS encoding dipeptide ABC transporter ATP-binding protein, yielding MLLQVKELKKYFQIRKGLLGKADTVRAVDNISFDLEKGKTLGLVGESGCGKTTTSKLILRLLTCTSGKVYFEDEDIFNLNKDSMRHLRQQMQLVFQNPYGCLNPRMQIGDIIGEPLIIHRLAKGRQKKEKIAQLLQLVGLSPDWNNRYPHEFSGGQLQRIGIARALATSPKLIVLDEPVSSLDVSIQAQIVNLLCDLQEELKLSYIFISHDLRIVRQISDRVAVMYLGKIVELATTAEIYSRALHPYTQKLLASIPVPNPQIRKKMDILAGEVPSPINPPAGCRFQTRCEELSDKCKEYEPELKKISPHHFVACHQRGNYDNKDKC